In Chelmon rostratus isolate fCheRos1 chromosome 20, fCheRos1.pri, whole genome shotgun sequence, a single window of DNA contains:
- the xrcc2 gene encoding DNA repair protein XRCC2 isoform X2 gives MTESGAQLFARLEARRCLKDIEPRLFPEDGGPDHGEVVELYGAEGTGKTELLYHLLCRCVLPVATGGLEVEVVFIDTDYSLDMLRLVSILDSRLNAARSTGSPSAGSDEVVLRSCLSRLLVVHCPSSSQLLLTLHFLETSLSSRPGLALLLIDSISAFYWLDRCEGGASIAKQEEKLGKCAELLGRLLRDYRITVFATCHAIRRSYSGPSSSSSSSSSEHDRPYLCRPWQRLVTHRLLCSRQEAANNTAATAGGGKEPRRQRVFTVHCSSSSSSSSRTKACRSSSFCVTDGGVEFL, from the exons atgactgaaagtgGCGCTCAG ctgtttgctcGTCTGGAGGCTCGTCGCTGTCTGAAGGACATTGAACCTCGTCTGTTTCCTGAAGATGGAGGACCTGACCATG GTGAGGTGGTGGAGCTGTATGGAGCAGAAGGAACAG GTAAGACAGAGCTGCTCTACCATCTGCTGTGTCGCTGCGTGTTGCCGGTGGCAACTGGCGGTCTGGAGGTGGAAGTTGTGTTCATCGACACCGACTACAGTCTGGACATGTTACGACTGGTCAGCATCCTGGACAGCAGACTGAAtgcag cTCGTTCGACCGGCTCTCCCTCGGCTGGTTCAGATGAGGTGGTGTTGCGTTCGTGTCTGTCTCGCCTCCTGGTTGTCCACTGTCCGTCCTCctcccagctcctcctcaccctccacTTCCTGGAGACCTCCTTGTCATCGCGGCCTGGCCTGGCACTCCTCCTCATTGACAGCATCTCCGCTTTCTATTGGCTGGACCGCTGTGAGGGCGGGGCCAGCATCGCCAAGCAGGAAGAGAAGCTCGGCAAGTGTGCGGAGCTGCTGGGTCGACTGCTCAG GGATTACAGAATCACTGTCTTCGCCACTTGCCATGCCATCAGGAGGAGCTACAGTggcccttcctcctcctcctcctcctcctcctctgaacaCGACAGGCCATACCTTTGTCGCCCCTGGCAACGGCTGGTGACCCACCGGCTGCTGTGCTCCAGGCAGGAGGCTGCAAACAACACAGCCGCCACGGCAGGAGGCGGCAAGGAGCCGAGGAGACAGCGGGTCTTCACCGTccactgcagctcctcctcgtcctcctcgtccAGGACGAAGGCCTGCAGGAGCAGCTCGTTCTGCGTGACGGATGGAGGAGTGGAGTTTCTGTGA
- the xrcc2 gene encoding DNA repair protein XRCC2 isoform X1, with product MLEQSTCWYSVFTVMSCVSLQLFARLEARRCLKDIEPRLFPEDGGPDHGEVVELYGAEGTGKTELLYHLLCRCVLPVATGGLEVEVVFIDTDYSLDMLRLVSILDSRLNAARSTGSPSAGSDEVVLRSCLSRLLVVHCPSSSQLLLTLHFLETSLSSRPGLALLLIDSISAFYWLDRCEGGASIAKQEEKLGKCAELLGRLLRDYRITVFATCHAIRRSYSGPSSSSSSSSSEHDRPYLCRPWQRLVTHRLLCSRQEAANNTAATAGGGKEPRRQRVFTVHCSSSSSSSSRTKACRSSSFCVTDGGVEFL from the exons ATGCTGGAACAGTCTACATGCTGGTACAGTGTATTTACAGTGatgagctgtgtgtctctgcagctgtttgctcGTCTGGAGGCTCGTCGCTGTCTGAAGGACATTGAACCTCGTCTGTTTCCTGAAGATGGAGGACCTGACCATG GTGAGGTGGTGGAGCTGTATGGAGCAGAAGGAACAG GTAAGACAGAGCTGCTCTACCATCTGCTGTGTCGCTGCGTGTTGCCGGTGGCAACTGGCGGTCTGGAGGTGGAAGTTGTGTTCATCGACACCGACTACAGTCTGGACATGTTACGACTGGTCAGCATCCTGGACAGCAGACTGAAtgcag cTCGTTCGACCGGCTCTCCCTCGGCTGGTTCAGATGAGGTGGTGTTGCGTTCGTGTCTGTCTCGCCTCCTGGTTGTCCACTGTCCGTCCTCctcccagctcctcctcaccctccacTTCCTGGAGACCTCCTTGTCATCGCGGCCTGGCCTGGCACTCCTCCTCATTGACAGCATCTCCGCTTTCTATTGGCTGGACCGCTGTGAGGGCGGGGCCAGCATCGCCAAGCAGGAAGAGAAGCTCGGCAAGTGTGCGGAGCTGCTGGGTCGACTGCTCAG GGATTACAGAATCACTGTCTTCGCCACTTGCCATGCCATCAGGAGGAGCTACAGTggcccttcctcctcctcctcctcctcctcctctgaacaCGACAGGCCATACCTTTGTCGCCCCTGGCAACGGCTGGTGACCCACCGGCTGCTGTGCTCCAGGCAGGAGGCTGCAAACAACACAGCCGCCACGGCAGGAGGCGGCAAGGAGCCGAGGAGACAGCGGGTCTTCACCGTccactgcagctcctcctcgtcctcctcgtccAGGACGAAGGCCTGCAGGAGCAGCTCGTTCTGCGTGACGGATGGAGGAGTGGAGTTTCTGTGA
- the xrcc2 gene encoding DNA repair protein XRCC2 isoform X3 — translation MLEQSTCWYSVFTVMSCVSLQLFARLEARRCLKDIEPRLFPEDGGPDHGEVVELYGAEGTGKTELLYHLLCRCVLPVATGGLEVEVVFIDTDYSLDMLRLVSILDSRLNAARSTGSPSAGSDEVVLRSCLSRLLVVHCPSSSQLLLTLHFLETSLSSRPGLALLLIDSISAFYWLDRCEGGASIAKQEEKLGKCAELLGRLLRYRGLSVDHKLIWGVPRVLWKNDVHLSSTVGVLLVLWRSVMELCVSSLSSVSFVH, via the exons ATGCTGGAACAGTCTACATGCTGGTACAGTGTATTTACAGTGatgagctgtgtgtctctgcagctgtttgctcGTCTGGAGGCTCGTCGCTGTCTGAAGGACATTGAACCTCGTCTGTTTCCTGAAGATGGAGGACCTGACCATG GTGAGGTGGTGGAGCTGTATGGAGCAGAAGGAACAG GTAAGACAGAGCTGCTCTACCATCTGCTGTGTCGCTGCGTGTTGCCGGTGGCAACTGGCGGTCTGGAGGTGGAAGTTGTGTTCATCGACACCGACTACAGTCTGGACATGTTACGACTGGTCAGCATCCTGGACAGCAGACTGAAtgcag cTCGTTCGACCGGCTCTCCCTCGGCTGGTTCAGATGAGGTGGTGTTGCGTTCGTGTCTGTCTCGCCTCCTGGTTGTCCACTGTCCGTCCTCctcccagctcctcctcaccctccacTTCCTGGAGACCTCCTTGTCATCGCGGCCTGGCCTGGCACTCCTCCTCATTGACAGCATCTCCGCTTTCTATTGGCTGGACCGCTGTGAGGGCGGGGCCAGCATCGCCAAGCAGGAAGAGAAGCTCGGCAAGTGTGCGGAGCTGCTGGGTCGACTGCTCAGGTATCGA GGTCTTTCAGTGGACCATAAGCTGATTTGGGGGGTTCCTCGTGTGTTGTGGAAGAACGATGTTCATCTCTCCAGCACAGTTGGAGTACTGCTGGTGTTGTGGAGGAGCGTGATGgagctgtgtgtttcttcactGTCATCTGTCAGCTTTGTTCACTGA